A stretch of Telopea speciosissima isolate NSW1024214 ecotype Mountain lineage chromosome 11, Tspe_v1, whole genome shotgun sequence DNA encodes these proteins:
- the LOC122645750 gene encoding myosin-binding protein 2, which produces MAANKFATMLHRNTHRITVVLVYAVLEWILIILLLLNSLFSYLISKFADFFGLKSPCLWCSRLDHVFEPGKSRASYRDLVCETHASEISKLSYCTKHGKLAVAQGMCEDCSSSRPDSHSKTYDIGRKVALFSWVKQKSMISRNGEKQIEEGDKNYRCSCCDVSLDSKLCSPFLLLKPSWGVLDYAQKANLIASAIGTDNDGGEYSDPCKSDCLTDEHEMERIRGANRDEVVYNDDEDDEGAEDELQIPTDVDESDRRREEAEEDCSHCREMSGVEEEKKSTFGMTEQKPIDEVESNAEILGCSRTDASAEIFHPRLENPDDVDDHRLVPVELIDFMTAENQSVSSCRKEDQKKPEHLEVVLGSESLIDSQFKFISTQFDFILERGNILEGAAAVPSIDENTMSTKLEFMAAGGKQSDVRPASEEAVSELLVDIRSKILATTEEASDWLQDIELVPSLPCLQEDQSSKDHDNARNSKHSDTLLVESDQGPKQAEDATMEDRSKLFDRAEQGINNHLFLYSEINEVDEERTPSTPTYMEGLYNLHQKLLLQQKKEFGAEESLDGSVISEFEGGDAVLTIERLKSALREERKALHAMYSELEEERSASAIAANQTMAMITRLQEEKSAMQMEALQYQRMMEEQSEYDQEALQLLNDLMVKREKEKQELEKELEIYRKKALDYETKGQRTMRRKNSSGRSRTTSAYSSNAEDSDELSIDLNHEVRDEDGFYSHRESSNSSHYTPGDVVLNLEDVGLESTKHLSTLNESLSDFEEERISILEQLKALEEKLFTLDDDEEQFFEDIRPMEHILEQNGEELNEKSDFSHQEANGVANGFSDDMDVKHHQERRNMGANGKKLLPLFDEISTENDNGILNGHHGEPNGILLQNSLVSKFTPDNRRTAIEEEVDHLHERLQALEADRGFLKHCMSSLKKGDKGMDLLQEILQHLRDLRSIELRARNMNDGALA; this is translated from the exons ATGGCTGCCAACAAGTTTGCGACCATGTTGCACAGAAATACCCATAGAATTACTGTAGTTCTTGTCTATGCAGTCCTCGAATGGATTTTGATAATTCTTCTACTCCTTAACTCCTTGTTCTCTTATCTGATTTCAAAATTCGCCGATTTCTTCGGCCTTAAATCTCCCTGCCTTTGGTGTTCCAGACTTGATCATGTGTTCGAGCCCGGAAAGAGTAGGGCTTCTTACAGAGATCTCGTTTGTGAAACCCATGCCTCTGAGATTTCCAAATTGAGTTACTGTACCAAACATGGTAAGTTGGCTGTAGCTCAGGGTATGTGTGAGGATTGCTCGTCCTCTCGGCCAGATTCTCATAGTAAGACATACGACATCGGACGAAAGGTCGCTCTTTTTTCTTGGGTGAAACAGAAGAGCATGATTTCCCGTAATGGGGAGAAGCAGATTGAGGAGGGAGACAAGAATTATAGGTGTTCATGCTGTGATGTGAGCTTGGATAGCAAACTTTGCTCTCCTTTTTTGCTACTCAAGCCTTCCTGGGGTGTTCTGGATTATGCCCAGAAAGCCAATTTGATTGCTTCTGCCATTGGTACGGACAACGATGGAGGTGAATACTCGGATCCCTGTAAATCTGATTGCCTCACAGATGAACATGAGATGGAAAGAATCAGAGGAGCAAATAGAGACGAAGTTGTTTATAATGacgatgaagatgatgaaggaGCGGAAGATGAACTTCAGATACCAACTGATGTTGATGAAAGTGatcgaagaagagaagaggcagAGGAGGACTGCTCCCATTGCAGAGAAATGTCGGGAgtcgaagaagaaaaaaagagtacTTTTGGGATGACAGAACAAAAGCCCATCGATGAGGTTGAGTCAAATGCCGAGATTCTGGGTTGTTCCAGAACAGATGCATCTGCTGAAATTTTTCATCCGCGTTTGGAGAATCCTGATGATGTGGATGATCATCGCCTGGTGCCTGTCGAATTGATTGATTTTATGACTGCTGAAAACCAAAGCGTATCCAGTTGCAGAAAGGAAGATCAGAAGAAGCCTGAGCATCTGGAAGTAGTGTTAGGTTCTGAATCACTCATCGACTCCCAATTTAAATTCATTTCCACACAATTTGATTTCATACTCGAGAGGGGTAATATTTtagaaggggcagcagcagtGCCTTCAATAGATGAGAACACAATGTCTACAAAGCTTGAATTCATGG CGGCAGGAGGGAAGCAATCAGACGTTCGTCCAG CATCAGAAGAAGCTGTTTCTGAATTGCTGGTAGATATcagatcaaagatcttggctACGACAGAGGAAGCATCTGATTGGCTGCAAGATATTGAGCTTGTTCCTTCTTTGCCatgtttacaagaagatcaatctTCCAAGGATCATGATAATGCTAGAAATTCTAAGCATTCTGATACTTTGTTGGTAGAAAGTGATCAAG GTCCGAAGCAAGCTGAGGATGCAACCATGGAAGACAGAAGCAAACTCTTTGATAGGGCTGAGCAGGGAATAAATAATCATTTATTCTTATATTCAGAAATCAATGAAGTTGATGAAGAGAGGACACCATCAACACCCACTTACATGGAAGGTCTCTATAACCTACATCAGAAGCTACTGTTACAACAGAAAAAGGAATTTGGAGCTGAGGAATCTCTGGATGGAAGTGTCATaagtgagtttgaaggaggggATGCGGTTCTGACTATTGAACGCCTAAAATCAGCTCTGAGAGAAGAACGCAAGGCTCTTCATGCTATGTATtcagaactagaagaagagaggagtgCCTCTGCAATAGCTGCCAACCAAACAATGGCTATGATAACTAGACTGCAGGAAGAGAAGTCTGCAATGCAGATGGAAGCTCTGCAATATCAAAGGATGATGGAAGAACAGTCTGAATACGACCAGGAAGCTCTGCAACTCTTAAATGATCTCATGGtcaagagggagaaggagaagcaaGAGCTAGAGAAAGAGCTGGAAATATATCGCAAGAAGGCTCTTGATTATGAAACTAAAGGGCAAAGGACGATGAGAAGGAAGAACAGTAGTGGAAGGAGCAGAACTACATCTGCTTATTCTAGCAATGCGGAGGACAGCGATGAGTTATCTATTGATCTTAATCATGAAGTCAGAGATGAAGATGGCTTTTATAGCCACAGAGAAAGCAGCAACAGCAGTCACTACACTCCTGGTGATGTAGTTCTAAATTTGGAGGATGTGGGGCTAGAGAGCACAAAGCATTTGAGCACGCTTAATGAATCACTGTCCGactttgaagaagaaaggattTCAATTCTAGAGCAGCTCAAGGCACTGGAGGAGAAGCTCTTCACATTGGATGATGACGAGGAACAATTCTTTGAGGACATAAGACCAATGGAACATATTCTGGAACAGAATGGCGAAGAGTTGAATGAAAAATCAGACTTCAGCCATCAAGAAGCAAATGGTGTTGCAAATGGTTTCTCCGATGACATGGATGTCAAACATCATCAAGAGAGAAGAAACATGGGTGCAAATGGAAAGAAGCTCCTTCCCCTTTTTGATGAGATTAGTACAGAAAATGACAATGGTATACTGAATGGACATCATGGAGAGCCTAATGGTATACTCTTGCAGAACTCTCTGGTTTCCAAGTTCACACCGGACAACAGGAGGACTGCTATTGAAGAGGAGGTGGATCATCTCCATGAGAGGCTACAGGCTCTTGAGGCAGATAGGGGGTTCCTGAAACACTGCATGAGCTCCTTGAAGAAAGGAGACAAGGGGATGGATCTTCTCCAGGAGATATTACAACACCTTCGCGATCTAAGGTCTATAGAACTGCGTgcgaggaatatgaatgatggtGCTCTAGCATAA